The Enterococcus rotai genome includes a window with the following:
- a CDS encoding cold-shock protein — protein sequence MEQGTVKWFNAEKGFGFISREDGSDVFVHFSAIQGEGFKTIEEGQSVSFDVEDSDRGPQAVNVVKN from the coding sequence ATGGAACAAGGAACAGTAAAATGGTTTAACGCAGAAAAAGGATTTGGATTTATCTCTCGCGAAGATGGTAGCGATGTATTCGTACATTTCTCAGCTATCCAAGGTGAAGGATTCAAAACAATCGAAGAAGGCCAATCAGTAAGCTTCGACGTTGAAGATTCAGATCGTGGACCTCAAGCAGTTAACGTTGTAAAAAACTAA
- a CDS encoding universal stress protein — MGESYKNILVAVDGSDQSENAFQEAIKIAKRNGAALHILSVIEEMGNYFGELTMSMGTLMEDLRTKEEEEMKKRESKALEQGVTNVFTYVMYGYPKTLIADFTESEEPIDLIVIGRTGLNGFERLMVGSTTSYVVNHTKANVLVVNKTV, encoded by the coding sequence ATGGGAGAGTCGTATAAGAATATTTTAGTTGCTGTAGATGGTTCTGACCAGTCAGAAAATGCGTTTCAAGAAGCGATAAAAATTGCCAAACGCAATGGTGCTGCGTTACACATATTGTCTGTTATTGAAGAAATGGGCAATTACTTTGGTGAACTAACGATGTCGATGGGCACCTTGATGGAAGATCTTCGTACAAAAGAAGAAGAAGAAATGAAAAAACGAGAGTCCAAAGCGCTTGAGCAAGGCGTTACCAACGTTTTTACGTATGTTATGTATGGCTATCCTAAAACATTGATTGCTGATTTTACAGAGTCAGAAGAACCAATTGATTTGATTGTGATTGGTAGAACTGGGCTAAATGGTTTTGAGCGATTAATGGTCGGATCAACGACGTCTTATGTTGTCAATCATACGAAAGCCAATGTTTTAGTGGTGAATAAAACAGTTTAG
- a CDS encoding bifunctional folylpolyglutamate synthase/dihydrofolate synthase, whose translation MSLTIEEAIDWIHSRLPFGSRPGLDRVEALLKRVGNPEEKVPTIHIAGTNGKGSTVTYLRCMLEELGLKVGTFTSPYIEHFNERIAINGQGISDDHIIQYVEKYQELIKEMDQQPESAGITEFETLTAMALDYFLDEKVDIAIVEVGLGGLLDSTNVVKPMLTAITTIGKDHTEILGDTLEKIAFQKAGIIKESIPVVTGNIEEEAFVVINEVAQTKHSRVYRYNHEYKTDYLHPDKNWGEIFNFYSEAGKLPKVKVPLLGRHQVENAAVAIQLFYLYCEMRKFNFSDKDVYHGLAQARWPARMEKISDEPLIILDGAHNDHAMRRLAENLKKEFPNREIHILFSALASKNIDQMIALLRGVPNVHLYLTTFDYPRAIDLTKMEHYENDKTEIVSLWQFGLGEILEKMSSDDLLLVTGSLYFVSQVRELLMNIGSDLGN comes from the coding sequence ATGTCATTAACGATAGAAGAAGCGATCGATTGGATTCATAGTAGACTGCCATTTGGCTCTAGACCTGGTCTTGATCGAGTGGAAGCATTATTGAAAAGAGTCGGCAATCCTGAAGAAAAAGTACCAACGATTCATATTGCGGGTACGAATGGAAAAGGATCTACTGTCACTTATTTACGGTGTATGCTAGAAGAGTTAGGGTTAAAAGTCGGTACCTTTACATCTCCGTATATCGAGCATTTTAATGAACGAATTGCCATCAACGGACAAGGCATTTCAGATGATCATATTATTCAGTACGTAGAAAAATATCAAGAGTTGATCAAAGAGATGGATCAACAACCTGAAAGTGCGGGAATCACAGAATTTGAAACCTTGACGGCCATGGCTCTTGATTATTTTTTAGATGAGAAAGTCGATATCGCCATTGTAGAAGTTGGACTTGGTGGTTTATTAGATAGTACCAACGTTGTAAAACCGATGTTGACGGCAATCACAACCATTGGAAAAGATCATACAGAAATCTTAGGCGACACCCTTGAAAAAATTGCTTTCCAAAAAGCAGGGATTATTAAGGAGTCAATTCCAGTTGTCACTGGGAATATTGAAGAAGAAGCTTTTGTGGTGATCAATGAAGTTGCCCAAACGAAGCATAGTAGAGTGTATCGCTATAATCATGAGTATAAAACAGACTATTTACATCCAGATAAAAATTGGGGTGAGATTTTCAATTTTTATAGTGAAGCCGGTAAATTACCTAAGGTCAAAGTACCTTTATTAGGTCGGCATCAAGTTGAAAATGCAGCCGTTGCGATCCAATTATTTTATCTTTATTGTGAGATGCGGAAATTCAATTTTTCTGACAAAGATGTGTACCACGGATTAGCGCAAGCTCGATGGCCTGCTCGAATGGAGAAAATCAGTGATGAACCATTGATCATTTTAGATGGCGCCCATAATGATCATGCAATGCGTCGCTTAGCAGAAAACTTGAAAAAAGAATTTCCAAATCGAGAAATCCATATTTTATTTTCAGCTCTAGCTTCAAAAAATATTGATCAGATGATTGCGCTTTTGAGAGGAGTTCCAAATGTTCATTTATATTTGACGACATTTGATTATCCTAGAGCAATCGATTTAACTAAAATGGAACATTATGAAAATGATAAAACGGAAATCGTTTCATTGTGGCAATTCGGTTTAGGTGAAATTTTAGAAAAAATGTCATCAGATGACTTGCTGTTGGTGACAGGTTCACTTTATTTTGTTTCTCAGGTACGGGAATTATTAATGAATATTGGCTCTGACTTGGGGAATTAG
- a CDS encoding glycosyltransferase: MKTLLFAPETFNLAETTRMIEVAKECQSEANCVFMGYSRKFADFIEEAGFEFNYLAPHLTETDIVNIMNFDQMKSFKIPFTYDTLKIRIENELKLINKLNPDGIIIGSTISLLISARVKKVPLIYVKPYAYSRAHVEGALFMKDSNPYLKKLAQSFILNLKWLPKNIKKLIEEYDVKDRFNYTIDAMSADLNCITTPELLTNNPDLPSDSIYVGPIFANLNEEIPTQLQQLLETSTKPLIYCSMGSSANLQLIFELLRNFDGLDVEVISPMRSYLTEKQIEQLPVNVHLYDWLPAMEVQNKVTACVLHGGEGTVQTACLAGKPFIGIGLQKEQEYNISCCTKYGNAIQIKKSKLKDQYLFKQNLQALLNHSVYEQKAKKLQQELKPLKGSKIAAQELMQFLTTVTK; the protein is encoded by the coding sequence ATGAAAACATTATTATTCGCACCAGAAACGTTTAATTTAGCTGAAACAACTAGAATGATCGAAGTCGCCAAAGAATGCCAGTCCGAAGCTAATTGTGTTTTTATGGGCTATAGTCGAAAATTTGCTGACTTTATTGAAGAAGCAGGGTTTGAATTTAACTATTTAGCACCTCATTTAACAGAGACAGATATCGTTAACATCATGAACTTTGATCAAATGAAATCGTTCAAAATTCCTTTTACCTATGATACGTTGAAAATTAGGATCGAAAATGAATTAAAATTGATTAACAAGCTTAATCCAGACGGGATAATTATTGGTTCTACGATCAGCTTATTGATCAGTGCCCGTGTCAAAAAGGTTCCATTGATTTATGTTAAGCCCTATGCTTATAGTCGGGCTCATGTAGAAGGAGCACTATTTATGAAAGATTCAAATCCCTATTTAAAAAAACTAGCACAATCTTTTATTTTAAATTTAAAATGGCTTCCAAAAAATATTAAAAAGCTGATAGAAGAGTATGATGTAAAAGATCGATTTAACTATACGATCGACGCTATGTCCGCTGATTTAAATTGTATCACCACACCTGAATTATTAACTAATAATCCTGATTTACCAAGTGACAGTATTTATGTTGGGCCTATTTTTGCAAATTTAAATGAAGAGATACCAACTCAGTTACAACAGTTGCTAGAAACAAGTACAAAACCTCTTATTTATTGTAGTATGGGAAGTTCGGCTAATCTTCAACTCATTTTTGAGTTATTACGTAATTTTGATGGATTAGATGTTGAGGTGATCAGCCCAATGAGAAGTTACTTAACAGAAAAACAAATAGAGCAACTTCCTGTAAATGTACATCTTTATGACTGGTTACCTGCAATGGAGGTGCAAAATAAAGTAACAGCTTGTGTTCTTCATGGTGGAGAAGGAACGGTTCAGACCGCATGCCTCGCTGGGAAACCATTTATCGGCATTGGTTTACAGAAAGAACAAGAGTATAATATCAGCTGTTGCACTAAGTATGGAAATGCAATCCAAATAAAAAAAAGTAAATTAAAGGATCAGTATTTGTTTAAGCAGAATCTTCAAGCACTTTTGAATCATTCAGTCTATGAACAGAAAGCTAAAAAGTTACAGCAAGAATTAAAACCACTTAAGGGGAGTAAGATAGCAGCCCAAGAACTTATGCAATTTTTAACGACTGTGACTAAATAA
- a CDS encoding HAD family hydrolase, with protein MKTIDGVIFDMDGLLFDTELIYYQSTQKIADAMNFPYSKELYLEFLGVSDEEVQENYHRIYKDFGKAKVDEFIQRSYEDTYQVFESGAVPLKDGVLELLDFLDQQEIPRIVASSNVRPAIELLLDGAGIKERFSGIVSAEDVTRAKPDPEIFQKALAYLGTKADNTLIFEDSFHGVTAADAAGIPVIMVPDLLAPTEEIKGKTLEIFESLNQAPDYFKK; from the coding sequence ATGAAAACAATTGATGGCGTAATTTTTGATATGGATGGTTTATTATTTGATACAGAATTGATTTATTATCAGTCAACACAAAAAATAGCAGATGCTATGAATTTTCCTTACAGCAAAGAGCTTTATTTAGAGTTTTTAGGGGTATCAGATGAAGAGGTTCAGGAAAACTATCATCGAATTTACAAAGATTTTGGTAAAGCCAAAGTAGATGAATTTATTCAACGGTCGTATGAAGATACTTACCAAGTGTTTGAATCAGGCGCTGTTCCTTTGAAGGACGGGGTTTTGGAGTTGCTTGATTTTCTGGATCAACAAGAAATTCCTCGGATCGTCGCTTCAAGTAATGTTCGTCCAGCAATTGAATTATTATTAGATGGCGCTGGAATCAAAGAACGTTTTTCTGGAATTGTTTCAGCAGAAGATGTGACTCGAGCAAAACCAGATCCAGAAATTTTCCAAAAAGCTTTAGCGTATCTTGGTACCAAAGCAGATAATACGTTGATCTTTGAAGATTCATTTCATGGTGTAACAGCAGCAGATGCAGCAGGAATTCCTGTGATCATGGTTCCAGATTTATTGGCGCCAACAGAAGAAATAAAAGGGAAAACGCTAGAGATTTTTGAAAGCTTAAACCAAGCGCCAGATTATTTTAAAAAATAA
- a CDS encoding MerR family transcriptional regulator, with protein MTGKTVKEAAKILGVPKSTLRYYDKIDLLKPSREDNGYRVYQKNDLLMIKYILVMKYGEFNLEEMQTLLGLISDETTTDCREKTEKLIKAKKKLFQDKIDYYQQMVSLFEKIPEIKDFNDEEERAIDSYVEQIYHMISTPEAIIQ; from the coding sequence ATGACAGGAAAAACAGTAAAAGAAGCTGCTAAAATACTTGGAGTCCCAAAATCAACCTTGCGATATTACGATAAGATTGACTTACTAAAACCGAGCAGAGAAGACAACGGTTATCGAGTATATCAAAAGAACGATTTATTAATGATCAAATACATTTTGGTAATGAAATATGGTGAATTTAACCTTGAAGAAATGCAAACACTATTAGGCTTAATCTCAGATGAGACCACGACTGACTGCAGAGAAAAAACAGAAAAATTGATAAAGGCTAAGAAAAAGCTATTCCAAGATAAAATCGACTATTATCAGCAAATGGTATCATTATTCGAAAAAATCCCAGAAATAAAGGATTTTAACGATGAGGAAGAACGTGCAATCGATTCTTATGTTGAGCAAATCTATCATATGATTTCAACACCTGAGGCAATAATTCAATGA
- the radC gene encoding RadC family protein encodes MPEDCLPRERLEVVGEKALSNQELLAILLRTGSKNTNVMEVASKFLNYFNHLYELKNATVTEMMEIKGIGRIKAIELRAAIEFGYRIQQSTQLKLGKVSSSYQIAQNLIYELQDFQQEHLVCLYLNTKNEVIKQETVFKGSLNQSVAHPREIFRSAVKYSAARLILAHNHPSGNPTPSESDIHFTQRMQECGKMMGIEVLDHIIIGAQVYISMREENFFAAD; translated from the coding sequence ATGCCAGAAGATTGTTTACCACGAGAACGATTGGAAGTTGTCGGTGAAAAAGCCCTATCCAATCAAGAGTTACTGGCGATTTTATTACGAACAGGTTCCAAGAATACCAATGTGATGGAAGTAGCATCTAAATTTTTGAATTATTTTAATCATCTATATGAATTGAAAAATGCGACAGTAACTGAAATGATGGAAATCAAAGGGATCGGTCGTATCAAAGCGATTGAGTTAAGAGCCGCTATCGAATTTGGCTATCGAATCCAACAAAGTACTCAGCTAAAGCTAGGAAAGGTTTCGTCCAGCTATCAAATTGCACAAAATTTGATCTATGAATTACAAGATTTTCAACAAGAGCATTTAGTTTGTTTGTATTTGAATACTAAAAATGAAGTCATCAAACAAGAAACTGTATTTAAAGGATCGTTAAATCAGTCTGTTGCTCACCCAAGAGAGATTTTTCGCAGTGCAGTGAAATATTCTGCGGCACGTTTGATTCTTGCGCATAATCACCCAAGTGGTAACCCAACGCCATCAGAAAGTGATATTCATTTCACGCAAAGAATGCAAGAATGTGGGAAAATGATGGGGATTGAAGTATTAGATCATATTATCATCGGAGCACAAGTTTACATCAGTATGAGAGAAGAAAACTTTTTTGCTGCAGACTAA